In Pelmatolapia mariae isolate MD_Pm_ZW linkage group LG8, Pm_UMD_F_2, whole genome shotgun sequence, one genomic interval encodes:
- the LOC134632846 gene encoding ras-associating and dilute domain-containing protein-like isoform X5 produces the protein MALTAGLKSSLSVHTRKGSMISADALIAEDPSELSNQITAPGILKIFGNEILEGAHYKSVLATTHSSAKELVKEALERYGLRKEEAESYVLCDTIGSISNHPWRTEGFRVLGDHEKPLLLQSLWKPRDGLARRFEIQKRSSVEEKTSKEKDTITAGINAQARKLQKSRSRVTSTLIERTMSRSQKLWRSKSEMDLLETKHGTDHEKCVKDESECPNQTSVQSFEHPEQNHIHSLAAPSEGAKTENLCPSRPRGEQEVEESEREETESSDDNTTQYSIHPPHDCPYLLLLQGYNPAQDFVIYLLASPNIVVGQQSGHKEGSKADILLFATDILPRHCYFLRHSTVAPTVLCPCQDAVVTKNGKGLRNEEPLCPGDIIGLGQHYLFLFKDPLASVHKEVISDALEPSLSAASWTLGHTTSATTREKILCSTCIAYQSPNCKQPLSGGPPFLKSPEGHSLTLSYAAEDEVIIVKEIVAMGSSSSISGRPPLTVAFLLCMCVQYSSVCLQTSDLRRLLLRIASGVQSAMWEQTKELAAVQPEVLRGEGSNPEDPTLLCLQELIPGLHPLVVWMSNSLELLQFIQHQLPLILEWRAREEEEQKEEPEREDDESKELKNLVLLELLMSCVRSASEETIAVLEEVIMLAFQQCVYYFTKVLYPILPGLLDCNPFRENPDLSTASESAQVLGSGGLQVPGEIQQVVEVLTECLTLVSDCQVHSEISSQLISYLFYFINASLFNSLMERGSEPGFYQWSRGVRIRANLDLLLDWAHAAGLGELALEHTHTLSSAVNLLATPRKNLLQKTWVSLRLDYSALSPAQLNHLLSLYSPASPCRHTWTPSVQEQAAARQTADILESFDTHHPLVLPDVGYQLQLRRAVTDSALRRELDKLKEFISTLNLSTAEDHKQGDEVQMEANLTNVANLQNSSLETLNTLQADLNLLEPSDQNHQSPSSTFAPLPPSPPSPSSPASPSTPSPFPLFTSYLDEFSSSGANILSQKLRNLELQTRETETSESRRSVLDPSCLLTPPNSPLIVGRTDLVMENQDKWVKSDDETLPWLSGVDAHDEGGLVYQCLAALKVDRKSDCSNMKTLVELKEEEEEQGDEEEADEEVFSLELERGERGIGLALIDTRDTSLKAKGIFIRAVVPDSPAARCEKLLPGDRILAVNGISLLGLDYQNGRELIQSSGARLRLLVSRSNWMAKIIQNEC, from the exons ATGGCACTGACTGCAGGACTCAAGTCATCATTGTCTGTCCACACCAGGAAGGGAAGCA TGATCTCTGCAGATGCTTTAATTGCAGAAGACCCATCTGAGCTGTCCAATCAGATAACTGCTCCAGGAATCCTGAAGATCTTTGGAAATGAAATCCTGGAAGGAGCTCACTATAAAAGCGTCCTCGCCACCACGCACTCCAGTGCAAAAGAGCTTGTCAAAGAGGCCCTTGAACG GTATGGCCTGAGAAAGGAGGAAGCGGAGTCCTACGTTCTCTGTGACACCATTGGTTCCATTAGTAATCATCCGTGGAGAACAGAAGGTTTCAGAGTACTGGGCGACCATGAAAAACCCCTCCTCCTGCAGTCACTGTGGAAACCCAGAGATGGTTTGGCAAGACGATTCGAAATCCAGAAGAGAAGTTCAGTAGAGGAGAAGACATCCAAAGAGAAGGATACCATCACTGCTG GTATCAATGCTCAGGCTCGTAAGCTGCAGAAGAGCCGCTCCAGAGTGACCTCCACCCTCATAGAGAGAACCATGAGCCGGAGCCAGAAACTGTGGAGGAGCAAAAGTGAGATGGACCTCTTAGAGACCAAACACGGCACAGATCACGAAAAATGTGTCAAGGATGAAAGCGAGTGCCCAAATCAAACGTCAGTGCAAAGCTTTGAGCATCCAGAACAGAATCACATTCACAGCCTTGCAGCTCCCTCAGAGGGGGCCAAAACAGAGAACCTCTGTCCGTCAAGGCCGAGAGGCGAGCAGGAAGTAGAGGAGTCAGAGAGGGAGGAGACAGAGAGCAGCGACGATAACACCACACAGTACTCTATTCACCCTCCTCACGACTGTCCATACCTGCTACTGCTGCAGGGCTACAACCCCGCGCAG GACTTTGTCATCTACCTCCTTGCCAGCCCAAATATTGTTGTCGGTCAACAAAGCGGTCACAAGGAAGGGTCAAAGGCTGATATCCTTCTCTTTGCCACTGATATTCTTCCGAGACACTGCTACTTCCTTCGCCACAGCACCGTTGCACCCACCGTTCTCTGCCCGTGTCAGGATGCCGTGGTCACTAAGAATGGAAAAGGGCTGAGAAATGAGGAACCGCTTTGCCCTGGTGATATTATTGGGTTGGGACAGCACTACTTGTTTCTTTTCAAAGACCCTCTAGCTTCAGTGCACAAG GAAGTGATCAGTGATGCTCTTGAACCCAGCCTGTCTGCCGCCTCCTGGACTCTAGGTCACACCACCTCTGCAACTACAAGAGAAAAGATCCTCTGTAGCACCTGCATCGCCTACCAGAGCCCAAACTGCAAACAGCCCTTGAGCGGAGGGCCTCCATTTCTAAAATCACCTGAAGGCCACAGTCTGACTCTTAGCTATGCAGCTGAAGACGAGGTCATCATTGTGAAGGAGATTGTTGCTATGGGGAGCAGTAGCAGCATCAGTGGTAGACCACCATTGACTGTTGCATTCctgttgtgcatgtgtgttcagTATTCATCAGTTTGTCTTCAAACGTCAGACCTACGCAGGCTCCTGCTGCGTATTGCAAGTGGAGTTCAGAGTGCCATGTGG GAGCAGACCAAGGAGCTGGCCGCAGTTCAGCCTGAAGT TCTCAGGGGCGAAGGTTCAAACCCAGAAGACCCCACTCTTCTCTGCCTCCAAGAGCTGATCCCTGGACTGCACCCCCTAGTGGTGTGGATGTCAAACAGCCTGGAGCTGCTGCAGTTCATTCAGCACCAGCTGCCTCTTATTCTGGAGTGGAGAGCCCGAGAAGAGGAGGAACAAAAGGAGGAACCAGAGAGGGAAGATGATGAGAGCAAGGAATTAAAGAACTTGG TATTGTTAGAGCTTCTGATGTCCTGCGTCCGTTCAGCCAGCGAAGAGACGATAGCTGTCCTAGAGGAGGTCATCATGCTCGCCTTTCAGCAGTGTGTGTACTACTTCACTAAG GTCCTTTACCCAATCCTGCCAGGACTTTTGGATTGCAATCCGTTCAGGGAAAATCCTGACCTGAGTACAGCCAGTGAAAGCGCTCAGGTCCTGGGTAGCGGAGGACTGCAGGTCCCAGGCGAGATCCAGCAGGTGGTGGAGGTTTTGACCGAGTGCCTGACACTAGTCTCAGACTGCCAGGTCCACTCGGAGATTTCCTCTCAGCTCATCAGCTACCTCTTCTACTTCATCAATGCATCACTCTTCAACTCACTCATGGAGAGAG GATCTGAGCCAGGGTTCTATCAGTGGTCCAGAGGTGTGCGAATACGAGCCAATCTTGACCTGCTCCTTGACTGGGCCCATGCAGCCGGACTGGGAGAATTAGCCttggagcacacacacactctctcatcGGCTGTCAATCTGCTGGCAACGCCTAGAAAGAATTTACTGcag aaAACTTGGGTTTCTCTTCGCTTAGACTATTCTGCCCTGAGTCCAGCCCAGCTGAACCATCTTTTGAGTCTATATAGCCCAGCATCGCCTTGTAGACACACCTGGACTCCTTCAGTGCAGGAACAAGCTGCAGCACGCCAAACAG CTGACATTCTTGAGAGCTTTGACACCCACCATCCACTGGTGCTGCCAGACGTGGGCTACCAGCTTCAACTGAGAAGAGCAGTAACAGATTCAGCCCTGAGGAGAGAACTGGACAAGCTCAAAGAGTTTATTTCCACCTTAAATCTCTCAACTGCTGAAGACCACAAG CAGGGTGATGAGGTTCAAATGGAGGCTAACCTGACTAATGTGGCTAATCTTCAAAACAGCAGTCTAGAAACTTTGAATACATTACAAGCTGATTTGAACTTATTGGAGCCTAGTGACCAAAATCACCAGTCCCCTTCAAGTACCTTTGCTCCCTTACCACCTTCACCGCCATCACCGTCATCACCGGCATCACCGTCAACACCATCACCCTTTCCTCTCTTCACCAGCTACCTGGATGAGTTCAGCTCCTCTGGTGCCAATATTTTGTCCCAAAAGCTAAGAAATCTAGAGCTGCAGACAAGAGAGACTGAGACCAGCGAGTCGAGGAGGTCAGTCCTGGACCCCTCCTGCCTCCTCACCCCACCTAACAGTCCCCTCATAGTAGGTCGAACTGATCTGGTGATGGAAAACCAAGACAAATGGGTGAAGTCTGATGATGAGACACTTCCCTGGCTCTCTGGTGTAGATGCACATGATGAAG GTGGATTAGTGTATCAGTGCTTAGCTGCTCTCAAAGTAGACCGAAAATCCGATTGCAGCAATATGAAAACACTCGTAGAactaaaagaagaagaggaggagcagggagatgaagaagaagcagatgaAGAGGTTTTTAGCCTGGAGCTGGAGCGAGGTGAAAGAGGGATTGGTCTTGCTCTAATAGACACAAGG GACACTTCTTTGAAGGCGAAGGGCATCTTTATTCGTGCAGTGGTCCCAGACTCTCCAGCTGCCCGGTGTGAGAAGCTGTTACCAGGAGACAGGATCTTGGCTGTTAATGGAATCAGCCTTCTTGGACTGGACTACCAAAA CGGGAGGGAGCTGATCCAGTCATCAGGGGCCAGACTGAGGTTACTCGTGTCCAGATCAAACTGGATGGCTAAGATTATACAGAATGAGTGCTGA